From the Pseudomonas baltica genome, one window contains:
- a CDS encoding PqiC family protein, with the protein MMTFLRLPLVLLLTGVLGLAGCSVHQPVALYQLDSGNPGQPKATSGMSVLLGPVSVADYLQRETLLQRHKDGSLTASTDGRWAGSLASDIDQLLVRQLAWRLDSPKVMLAPKPANFSPDAQVLLSITRLDSGDGQPAVLDAQWRVLDRRGLVRDNRIVHLEEKHTDGTAAQVQAQGVLLQRLAEQLTAAVKPLANQPALAQEPRKAAPEPAAREDKPKMPLATPIRTDMEIYRF; encoded by the coding sequence ATGATGACTTTTCTGCGCCTTCCGCTCGTTCTATTGCTGACTGGTGTGCTTGGCCTGGCGGGTTGCAGCGTGCATCAGCCGGTGGCGTTGTATCAACTCGATAGCGGCAATCCGGGGCAGCCAAAGGCGACCAGCGGTATGTCGGTGCTGCTCGGGCCGGTGTCGGTGGCCGATTACCTGCAACGTGAAACCCTGTTGCAGCGCCATAAGGACGGCAGCCTCACGGCTTCCACCGATGGTCGCTGGGCCGGCAGCCTGGCCTCGGATATCGATCAGTTGCTGGTGCGCCAACTGGCCTGGCGGCTCGACAGCCCTAAGGTGATGCTGGCGCCGAAGCCGGCCAATTTCAGCCCGGATGCCCAGGTTTTGCTCTCCATCACCCGTCTGGATTCGGGCGATGGCCAGCCAGCGGTGCTGGACGCGCAATGGCGGGTGCTCGATCGCCGTGGCCTGGTGCGTGACAACCGCATTGTCCATCTGGAAGAAAAGCACACCGATGGCACCGCCGCGCAGGTGCAGGCCCAGGGCGTATTGTTGCAGCGTCTGGCCGAGCAATTGACTGCAGCGGTCAAGCCGTTGGCCAATCAGCCGGCGCTGGCGCAGGAGCCGCGCAAGGCAGCCCCTGAACCCGCTGCCCGGGAAGACAAACCGAAGATGCCGCTGGCGACGCCGATTCGTACCGATATGGAAATCTATCGGTTCTGA